From Mytilus galloprovincialis chromosome 9, xbMytGall1.hap1.1, whole genome shotgun sequence, the proteins below share one genomic window:
- the LOC143047113 gene encoding uncharacterized protein LOC143047113, translating to MSACSNGHTEIVRMLLDKGADYNKCKNDGRSSLMSACFRGHTEIIRMLLDKGADYNKFDNDGWSPLMLACSTGHAEVVRMLLDKGADYNKCNNEGKSAVIIASEGGHFDIVNMIDEYSRKETGTL from the exons ATGAGTGCTTGTAGTaatggacatacagaaatagtaaggatgttgttagacaaaggagcagattataataaatgtaaaaatgatGGTCGGTCATCTCTAATGAGTGCTTGTTTTCGGGGACATACAgaaataataaggatgttattagacaaaggagcagattataataaatttgACAATGATGGTTGGTCACCTTTAATGTTGGCTTGTAGTACGGGACACGCAGAagtagtaaggatgttgttagataaaggagcagattataataaatgtaacaaCGAAGGCAAGTCAGCTGTCATAATTGCTTCTGAAGGAGGTCATTTTGATATAGTTAATATGATAGATGAATATTCAAGGAAAGAAACAG GTACTTTATGA